A single window of Periplaneta americana isolate PAMFEO1 chromosome 14, P.americana_PAMFEO1_priV1, whole genome shotgun sequence DNA harbors:
- the LOC138713337 gene encoding zinc finger protein 740-like: protein MHHNLDLMKKTMAGSSSCQDNNKDGDCDSDSESESSSSSHETSSSKSEVASSQEKETEVEKIEVKVDPSSCTNSDLESESETPDTEGGRQWIANGAKSDVISPENQNKKIKLMHASGSTIVKRDASSQTVNKRKVVQHECVFCGKTFRDRYHLTRHLLVHSGDIAPDCELCKTPRNCCGCVPECAQYSLIKQHKCEVCNKLFRDKYHLNRHSLVHTKEKPFHCKMCNKKFSRKDKLMQHSLSHY, encoded by the coding sequence AAAGATGGTGACTGTGATTCGGATTCTGAGTCAGAATCGTCATCCAGCAGCCACGAAACAAGCAGTTCCAAGTCTGAAGTAGCTTCCTCACAAGAGAAGGAAACTGAAGTGGAGAAGATTGAAGTGAAAGTTGACCCTTCATCATGCACTAACTCTGACCTTGAAAGTGAGTCAGAAACTCCAGATACAGAAGGTGGAAGACAATGGATTGCTAATGGGGCAAAATCAGATGTCATCTCACcagaaaatcaaaataaaaaaataaaattgatgcaTGCATCAGGATCAACCATTGTGAAGCGTGATGCTTCATCTCAAACAGTAAATAAGAGAAAGGTTGTTCAGCATGAATGTGTCTTCTGTGGGAAAACATTTCGTGATAGATATCATCTAACTAGGCATTTGTTGGTTCATTCTGGAGACATTGCACCTGACTGTGAACTATGCAAGACACCTCGCAACTGTTGTGGATGTGTGCCAGAGTGTGCTCAGTACAGTCTGATAAAACAACACAAGTGTGAGGTTTGTAACAAGTTGTTCAGGGATAAGTACCATCTGAACAGGCATTCATTGGTCCACACTAAAGAAAAACCATTCCATTGTAAAATGTGTAACAAGAAGTTCAGTCGCAAGGACAAGCTGATGCAACATTCACTATCACATTATTGA